The Methylomonas koyamae genome has a segment encoding these proteins:
- a CDS encoding VPLPA-CTERM sorting domain-containing protein: protein MGKGLIKLFTLLALATTGLQAKAALQEVVYTSPMYWQTIDGENFTFTIENAPLAALAEGVFSLHARGDYGLTSSTESILVQIEDGNSVAVDVLSQDGTLINAHDTNDLIEWRWQIALSDQDLVDWTQDGQIVVKLDLASAVNANLVAGGLTDQFPPFVQAKLSYFTTAVPVPAAAWLFGSGLLGLFGFRKRSRTV, encoded by the coding sequence ATGGGTAAAGGCCTAATAAAACTATTCACGCTGCTGGCTCTGGCAACAACGGGCTTGCAGGCAAAAGCCGCTTTGCAGGAAGTGGTTTACACGTCGCCCATGTACTGGCAGACCATTGACGGCGAGAATTTCACGTTCACTATCGAAAACGCACCGTTGGCGGCACTGGCCGAAGGCGTATTTTCATTGCACGCGCGCGGCGATTATGGTCTGACATCCTCGACCGAGAGTATTTTGGTGCAGATTGAAGACGGCAACAGCGTCGCAGTGGACGTACTGTCCCAAGACGGTACGCTGATTAACGCCCACGATACAAACGACCTGATCGAATGGCGTTGGCAGATCGCATTAAGCGACCAAGATTTGGTCGACTGGACCCAAGACGGCCAAATAGTAGTTAAATTGGACTTGGCCAGCGCGGTCAATGCCAATCTGGTTGCGGGCGGCTTGACCGATCAATTCCCGCCCTTCGTGCAGGCAAAACTGAGTTACTTCACCACTGCGGTGCCGGTACCGGCGGCGGCTTGGTTATTCGGTAGCGGATTGCTTGGCCTATTCGGCTTTCGCAAACGCAGTCGCACAGTTTAA
- the aceE gene encoding pyruvate dehydrogenase (acetyl-transferring), homodimeric type, whose product MTNNTDIAAKYDIDPAETQEWMEALQAVIEKEGSERASYLIETLLSTARQAGLDIPFSANTPYINTIPVDKQPKFPGNTDIERTIRSYVRWNAMMMVLRANKHTNVGGHIASFASAITLYDVGQNHFWNAASDKHGGDLIFSQGHSAPGTYAQAFLLGRLSEAQMDNFRQEVGGNGLSSYPHPWLMPDFWQFPTVSMGLGPIMAIYQARFMRYMQDRGMANTEGRKVWAFLGDGECDEPETLGAIGMAGREKLDNLIFVINCNLQRLDGPVRGNSKIIQELESNFRGANWNVIKVIWGRRWDAILARDKDGLVVKRMMECVDGDYQTFKSKDGAYVREHFFNTPELKELVKDYTDRDIWELNRGGHDPIKVFAAYNAAANHQGQPTVILAKTIKGYGMGDSGQAQNTSHQQKKMSLESIKGIRDRYQLPISDEDLPNLPYIRLAEDSEELKYLRQRRADLGGYLPARRAKSYSLEIPALSAFKALLDGTGEGHEISTTMAFVRILNTLVKDKQIGKRVVPIVPDESRTFGMEGMFRQLGIWSQVGQLYTPQDAEQLMFYKEDKHGQVLQEGINEAGGLCDWIAAGTAYSTHGTPMIPFFIYYSMFGFQRVADLIWAAADQRTRGFLLGGTAGRTTLNGEGLQHEDGHSHLISATVPNCYSYDPTFACELAVIIHDGLRRMYVEQEDIFYYITLMNENYDQPALVEGSEADILKGMYLFRKGHKGNKPRVQLLGSGTIFIEVIFAAQLLHDDWGVDADLWSCPSFTELARDGQSCERWNRLHPTEKPRTTHVERCLEDAKGPVIAATDYMRAFAEQIRPWVKNPYTVLGTDGFGRSDTRANLRKFFEVDRYHVTVAALQALAQAGEFEAAKVDVAIAKYGIDPDASAPWLI is encoded by the coding sequence ATGACCAACAACACCGACATTGCCGCCAAATACGATATTGATCCCGCAGAGACTCAAGAATGGATGGAAGCCCTGCAAGCGGTGATCGAAAAGGAAGGCAGCGAACGCGCCAGTTACCTGATCGAAACCCTGCTCAGCACCGCCAGACAAGCCGGACTGGATATTCCCTTCTCCGCCAATACGCCTTACATCAATACGATTCCGGTCGATAAGCAACCCAAATTTCCCGGCAATACCGACATCGAACGTACCATTCGGTCTTACGTGCGTTGGAATGCGATGATGATGGTGCTGCGGGCCAATAAGCACACCAATGTCGGCGGCCATATCGCCAGTTTCGCCTCGGCCATTACTTTGTACGACGTCGGCCAGAACCATTTCTGGAACGCTGCCTCCGACAAGCACGGCGGCGACTTGATTTTCTCGCAAGGCCATTCGGCACCCGGAACCTACGCTCAGGCGTTCTTGCTCGGCCGGTTGAGCGAAGCGCAAATGGATAATTTCCGCCAGGAAGTCGGCGGCAACGGTCTGTCCTCTTATCCGCATCCTTGGCTGATGCCGGATTTCTGGCAATTCCCGACCGTATCGATGGGCTTGGGCCCGATCATGGCGATTTACCAAGCCCGTTTCATGCGTTACATGCAGGATCGCGGCATGGCCAATACCGAAGGCCGCAAAGTCTGGGCCTTCCTCGGCGACGGCGAATGCGACGAACCGGAAACCTTGGGCGCGATCGGCATGGCCGGCCGCGAGAAGCTGGACAATCTGATTTTCGTCATCAATTGCAACCTGCAACGCCTGGACGGCCCGGTGCGCGGCAATAGCAAGATCATCCAGGAACTGGAAAGCAATTTCCGCGGCGCCAACTGGAACGTCATCAAAGTCATCTGGGGTCGGCGCTGGGACGCGATTCTGGCGCGCGACAAAGACGGCCTGGTGGTCAAGCGGATGATGGAATGCGTCGACGGCGACTACCAAACCTTCAAATCCAAAGACGGCGCCTATGTGCGCGAGCATTTCTTCAACACGCCGGAACTGAAGGAGCTGGTCAAGGATTACACCGACCGCGACATCTGGGAATTGAACCGCGGCGGCCACGATCCGATCAAGGTGTTCGCGGCCTATAACGCGGCGGCAAACCATCAAGGCCAGCCGACCGTAATTCTGGCCAAGACCATCAAAGGTTACGGCATGGGCGATTCCGGCCAGGCGCAAAACACCAGCCATCAACAGAAAAAAATGAGTCTGGAGTCGATCAAGGGCATCCGCGACCGTTACCAACTGCCGATCAGCGACGAAGACCTGCCTAACCTGCCTTATATCCGCCTCGCGGAAGACTCCGAAGAACTGAAATACCTACGCCAGCGCCGCGCCGATCTGGGCGGTTATTTGCCGGCCCGCCGAGCCAAATCCTATTCGCTGGAAATTCCGGCGCTGTCGGCATTCAAAGCCTTGCTGGACGGTACCGGCGAAGGCCACGAGATCTCGACGACGATGGCCTTTGTCCGCATCCTGAACACCCTGGTTAAGGACAAGCAAATCGGCAAACGCGTCGTGCCTATCGTGCCGGACGAGTCGCGTACCTTCGGTATGGAAGGCATGTTCCGCCAACTGGGGATTTGGTCGCAGGTCGGCCAACTTTATACGCCGCAGGATGCCGAGCAGTTGATGTTCTACAAGGAAGACAAGCACGGCCAGGTATTGCAGGAAGGCATTAACGAAGCCGGCGGCCTGTGCGATTGGATTGCGGCCGGCACCGCCTATTCGACGCACGGCACGCCGATGATTCCGTTCTTCATCTACTACTCGATGTTCGGTTTCCAGCGGGTTGCCGATTTGATTTGGGCCGCCGCCGACCAGCGCACCCGCGGCTTCCTGCTCGGTGGTACCGCCGGCCGCACGACACTGAACGGCGAAGGTTTGCAGCACGAGGACGGCCACAGCCATCTGATTTCCGCCACGGTGCCGAACTGCTATTCCTACGATCCCACCTTCGCCTGCGAACTGGCGGTGATCATCCACGACGGCCTGCGCCGGATGTATGTCGAGCAGGAAGATATCTTCTATTACATCACCCTGATGAACGAAAACTACGACCAGCCTGCCTTGGTCGAGGGCTCGGAGGCCGACATTCTGAAAGGCATGTACTTGTTCCGGAAAGGTCATAAGGGCAACAAACCTCGCGTGCAATTGCTGGGCTCCGGCACCATTTTCATCGAAGTGATTTTTGCGGCGCAATTGCTGCACGACGATTGGGGGGTCGATGCCGATCTGTGGAGTTGCCCCAGTTTTACCGAGCTGGCCCGCGACGGCCAAAGCTGCGAGCGCTGGAACCGGTTGCATCCGACCGAGAAGCCGCGTACCACACACGTCGAACGTTGCCTGGAAGATGCCAAAGGGCCGGTTATCGCCGCTACCGACTATATGCGCGCCTTTGCCGAACAGATTCGGCCCTGGGTGAAAAATCCCTACACGGTTCTGGGTACCGACGGTTTCGGCCGCTCCGATACTCGGGCTAACCTGCGCAAATTCTTCGAAGTCGACCGCTACCACGTGACTGTCGCCGCGTTGCAAGCGCTGGCGCAGGCCGGCGAATTCGAAGCCGCCAAAGTCGACGTGGCGATAGCCAAATACGGTATCGACCCCGACGCCAGCGCTCCTTGGTTGATTTAA